A window from Pyrococcus kukulkanii encodes these proteins:
- a CDS encoding acetate--CoA ligase family protein — protein sequence MNGGDIKGQLKPFFEPRAVAIIGATNKKGKVGNVIFENFKRNKEKGIFKGNIYPVNPKLDEIEGYKVYHDVSELPDDTDLAVIAIPAPAVPGTMKKIAEKGIKAVIIITGGFGELGEEGKKMEREILEIARAHGIRVIGPNCVGVYVPDTGVDTVFLPEEKMDRPQSGPIAFISQSGAFAAAMLDWAAMAGIGIGKMVSYGNKIDVDDADLMEYFAHDDQIKVMTFYIEGVKDGRKFMEVARKVTKIKPIIALKSGRTEYGAKAASSHTGSLAGQDVIYDAVFKQTGIIRAEDFEHMFDLAKAFAKCKLPKGDRIGIITDGGGAGVMASDAVAKFGLKLAELSEETIKFLRERFPPHAVVGNPTDVVGDTDVERYRLALEAFTKDPNVDAILVIVLFQVPLLDEEEVINIIADYAKKSEKPIVAVAMGGYKTDKYARMLEEKGVPVYPTPERGVRALAGLVRYAKYLRGNEE from the coding sequence ATGAATGGAGGGGACATTAAGGGGCAGTTAAAACCATTCTTTGAACCAAGAGCCGTTGCAATAATTGGAGCTACCAACAAGAAGGGGAAGGTTGGAAATGTCATTTTCGAGAACTTCAAGAGGAACAAGGAGAAGGGCATCTTTAAAGGCAATATTTATCCCGTTAATCCAAAGCTTGATGAGATTGAGGGCTACAAGGTTTATCATGACGTTTCTGAGTTGCCCGATGATACTGACCTTGCCGTAATTGCAATTCCAGCTCCTGCCGTCCCAGGAACCATGAAGAAGATAGCAGAGAAAGGAATTAAGGCTGTGATTATAATTACTGGTGGATTTGGTGAGCTTGGCGAAGAAGGAAAGAAGATGGAGAGGGAGATACTGGAGATAGCTAGGGCTCATGGAATAAGGGTCATTGGGCCAAACTGTGTCGGTGTCTACGTTCCGGACACGGGTGTTGACACGGTCTTCCTCCCGGAGGAGAAAATGGACAGACCACAGAGTGGGCCGATAGCATTCATAAGCCAGAGCGGAGCCTTTGCCGCTGCTATGCTTGATTGGGCAGCAATGGCAGGCATTGGAATTGGCAAGATGGTTAGTTATGGAAACAAGATCGACGTCGATGATGCCGATCTGATGGAGTACTTTGCCCACGATGATCAGATAAAGGTGATGACATTCTACATTGAGGGTGTTAAGGATGGAAGAAAGTTTATGGAGGTTGCCAGGAAGGTTACAAAAATAAAGCCAATAATAGCATTAAAGAGCGGAAGGACTGAGTATGGAGCTAAGGCGGCATCATCCCACACGGGCTCGCTTGCAGGCCAGGATGTAATCTACGATGCAGTATTCAAGCAGACTGGGATAATTAGGGCTGAAGACTTTGAGCACATGTTCGATCTAGCTAAGGCATTTGCAAAGTGCAAGCTACCCAAGGGGGACAGGATAGGAATAATAACTGATGGCGGTGGAGCTGGAGTTATGGCGAGTGATGCCGTAGCTAAGTTCGGCCTTAAGCTTGCTGAACTAAGCGAAGAAACAATAAAGTTCTTGAGGGAAAGGTTCCCACCCCATGCAGTCGTTGGAAATCCTACTGATGTTGTTGGTGATACTGACGTAGAAAGGTACAGGCTTGCCCTTGAAGCCTTCACTAAGGATCCAAACGTTGATGCTATCCTCGTAATTGTCCTGTTCCAAGTTCCCCTGTTAGATGAGGAGGAAGTCATAAATATTATAGCTGATTATGCAAAGAAGAGTGAGAAGCCAATAGTCGCCGTCGCAATGGGAGGTTATAAGACGGACAAATACGCTAGAATGCTTGAGGAGAAGGGTGTTCCCGTTTATCCAACCCCTGAGAGGGGTGTTAGGGCTTTGGCTGGATTGGTTAGATATGCCAAATATCTTAGGGGGAATGAAGAATGA
- a CDS encoding 7-cyano-7-deazaguanine synthase, which translates to MKVVALLSSGIDSPVAIHLIASKGVEVYPLHFRQDEIKEDKVRRLVERLREIHRDLVKEPLIVDAFEVQAPVFEKLREIGKAKWTCVFCKYTMYIVATEYAKKIGADAIVTGDSLGQVASQTLDNLMVISTATDLPVLRPLIALDKEEIVRIAKDIGTFEISIEEEPSCPFVPKFPIVRAGLGQFKKILEEVKDKIPRDVI; encoded by the coding sequence ATGAAAGTCGTTGCACTATTAAGCTCAGGGATAGATTCGCCCGTTGCAATCCACTTAATAGCGAGCAAGGGTGTTGAAGTTTATCCTCTCCACTTTAGGCAGGATGAGATAAAGGAGGATAAAGTGAGGAGGCTTGTGGAGAGGTTAAGAGAGATACATAGAGATCTAGTGAAGGAGCCCCTGATAGTGGATGCCTTCGAAGTTCAAGCCCCAGTTTTTGAGAAGCTAAGGGAGATTGGAAAAGCAAAATGGACATGCGTATTTTGCAAGTACACTATGTACATAGTGGCAACCGAGTACGCAAAGAAAATTGGGGCAGATGCCATCGTAACTGGTGACTCTCTTGGTCAAGTAGCTTCACAAACACTTGACAATCTAATGGTCATAAGCACAGCAACAGACCTTCCAGTATTAAGGCCCCTCATAGCGCTGGACAAGGAAGAGATCGTTAGGATTGCAAAGGATATAGGGACCTTTGAGATAAGCATAGAAGAAGAGCCCTCCTGCCCCTTCGTTCCGAAGTTTCCGATAGTTAGGGCAGGTCTTGGACAGTTTAAAAAGATACTTGAGGAGGTAAAAGATAAAATCCCCAGGGATGTTATATGA
- a CDS encoding nucleotidyltransferase domain-containing protein encodes MEDRIMSDIRKYIETLKKHGIDILLAVIFGSFAKGTYGLGSDVDLFIVARGLPEDFDERLKLLYLLNETETVIDPKAYTPEEVEKMFAKGHLVLLELSEHGEVIYVGDDKYSKEFFGNLRALKGRYKRINNAWIRVV; translated from the coding sequence ATGGAAGACAGAATAATGAGCGATATAAGGAAGTACATTGAAACGCTTAAAAAACACGGTATTGATATCCTGCTCGCTGTAATTTTTGGATCATTTGCTAAGGGAACCTATGGGTTAGGTAGTGACGTTGACCTATTCATAGTGGCGAGAGGTCTCCCCGAGGACTTTGATGAAAGGTTGAAACTGTTGTACCTCCTAAATGAGACCGAGACGGTAATAGATCCAAAGGCTTATACGCCAGAGGAAGTTGAGAAAATGTTTGCAAAAGGTCATTTAGTCCTCCTCGAACTTTCTGAACATGGGGAGGTAATATACGTGGGGGATGATAAATATTCAAAGGAATTCTTTGGGAATCTTAGGGCTCTAAAGGGGAGATACAAGCGCATAAATAATGCTTGGATCAGGGTGGTTTGA
- a CDS encoding DUF998 domain-containing protein, whose amino-acid sequence MNAKKILPIILAIYFTIGLIIVINQNPWFSFTKNALSDMGSLKNPKSWIFNLYIIGLGTLGLITAKALKRDVLKIAMLTLILVGVFPEEKPLHAPSAVLTYLLSFLDMTLYGKIWRVIGPGTFILMIALIKMRIGLAIPEVIGAMAIIAYMIYLGWRE is encoded by the coding sequence ATGAACGCAAAAAAGATCCTCCCTATAATCCTTGCGATATATTTCACAATAGGGCTAATAATTGTAATTAACCAAAACCCTTGGTTTTCCTTCACGAAAAATGCATTAAGCGACATGGGATCTCTTAAAAATCCAAAGAGCTGGATATTTAATCTGTACATAATAGGGCTTGGAACTTTAGGCCTAATAACTGCCAAGGCATTGAAAAGAGATGTGCTTAAAATAGCGATGCTTACGCTTATCCTTGTAGGAGTGTTTCCGGAGGAAAAACCACTCCATGCCCCTTCAGCCGTTCTAACTTACCTGCTATCCTTCTTAGACATGACACTTTACGGAAAAATTTGGAGAGTTATCGGCCCAGGAACTTTTATCCTAATGATAGCCCTTATAAAGATGAGAATTGGACTGGCGATCCCGGAAGTTATTGGAGCTATGGCAATAATCGCCTACATGATATACCTGGGGTGGAGAGAATGA
- a CDS encoding HEPN domain-containing protein, protein MFEREEFERWIRQVEYTLRSARADAESGFYSWACFKAQQAAKFAVKGLLIGLGIPAYGHSTAKLLSILVSQGIEVPQEILRIARVLDRFYIPARYPDAHVEGAPYEFYDKRDAEEAINFAEAILKFVMEVAKWKTE, encoded by the coding sequence ATGTTTGAGAGGGAGGAATTTGAAAGGTGGATCAGGCAGGTGGAATATACACTTAGGAGTGCTCGGGCTGATGCTGAGAGCGGATTCTATTCATGGGCCTGCTTCAAGGCTCAGCAGGCGGCAAAATTTGCGGTTAAGGGACTGTTAATCGGCTTAGGTATTCCTGCTTATGGTCACTCTACCGCAAAACTCCTTTCGATCCTTGTATCTCAAGGTATCGAAGTTCCTCAAGAGATCCTTAGAATCGCTAGGGTTCTTGATAGATTCTACATTCCGGCGAGGTATCCAGATGCTCATGTTGAGGGTGCCCCATACGAGTTCTATGACAAGAGAGATGCCGAAGAAGCAATAAATTTTGCTGAGGCAATACTAAAATTCGTTATGGAGGTTGCGAAATGGAAGACAGAATAA
- a CDS encoding peptidase, producing MPDLVAFVYMGGEEYKWLFFEVYDKVKFYLRDIELPVVPVYGGHIRLPPGTLVQVKTENGIVKMYSFEAVVEALYGRLVEMRNDVNDDSITKIFGLTTYPIGSRREYFDLYKKYLGLQISIANYHVLALAIKPFHTDNRDLFVERVFKGVLHELGHLYGLSHCKNDCVMNPPEDLRDWDLRAPTFCSGCLRKLKEKFMPTLQL from the coding sequence ATGCCTGACTTAGTTGCCTTCGTTTATATGGGGGGAGAGGAGTACAAGTGGTTGTTTTTCGAGGTATATGATAAGGTTAAGTTCTACCTTCGAGATATCGAGTTGCCAGTGGTTCCGGTTTATGGCGGACATATAAGATTGCCCCCAGGAACCTTAGTGCAAGTGAAAACTGAGAATGGGATAGTTAAAATGTACTCTTTTGAAGCTGTGGTTGAGGCTCTCTATGGCAGGCTAGTTGAGATGAGGAATGATGTGAATGACGATAGTATAACGAAGATATTTGGTCTTACAACGTACCCCATTGGTTCTAGGAGAGAATATTTCGACTTATATAAGAAGTATCTTGGCTTGCAGATCTCAATTGCTAACTATCATGTTCTTGCGTTGGCAATTAAGCCGTTTCATACAGATAATAGAGATTTGTTCGTGGAGAGAGTGTTTAAAGGTGTGCTTCATGAACTGGGTCATCTATATGGACTTTCACACTGCAAGAATGACTGTGTGATGAATCCTCCTGAAGATTTAAGGGATTGGGATTTGAGGGCACCAACCTTTTGTTCTGGATGCTTAAGAAAATTAAAAGAGAAGTTTATGCCCACGCTTCAGCTATAA
- a CDS encoding segregation/condensation protein A translates to MESRFEPEVTPVDILLQLVRMGKVDPWNIDIVDLTEKYIKMLRQMQELDLRISARAILAAAILVRMKSEALLREDEKKEEEKEEEKIRVEVDPLVPPLRRVERYYTLDDLIEALMDALEEAERRKPRKKKKVEIEEEIFVVDDFRVDIEKHVNRLYEIVKELYRETGKPIRFWDLVFDVDPKIIARTFLYLLFLENMGKVEMVQEEPFGEIFVIPIQVK, encoded by the coding sequence ATGGAATCTAGGTTTGAGCCCGAGGTAACTCCCGTCGACATTCTCTTACAGCTCGTGAGGATGGGTAAGGTAGATCCATGGAACATTGACATAGTTGATCTAACTGAGAAGTACATAAAGATGCTTAGGCAGATGCAGGAGCTCGACCTCAGAATTTCTGCTAGAGCCATTTTAGCCGCAGCAATTCTAGTTAGAATGAAGAGCGAGGCTTTACTTCGAGAAGACGAGAAGAAAGAAGAGGAAAAGGAGGAAGAGAAGATAAGAGTTGAAGTTGATCCCCTAGTTCCTCCGCTGAGGAGGGTTGAACGCTATTACACCCTTGACGATCTGATTGAGGCTTTAATGGATGCCCTTGAGGAAGCAGAGAGGAGGAAGCCCAGGAAAAAGAAGAAAGTGGAGATAGAGGAAGAAATCTTCGTAGTTGATGACTTTAGAGTTGACATAGAGAAGCACGTGAACAGGCTTTACGAGATCGTTAAGGAATTATACAGGGAAACTGGGAAGCCGATAAGGTTCTGGGATCTAGTGTTTGATGTCGATCCTAAAATTATAGCTAGAACTTTCCTTTACCTCTTGTTCCTTGAGAATATGGGTAAAGTGGAGATGGTGCAGGAAGAGCCCTTTGGAGAAATTTTTGTAATACCTATTCAAGTGAAGTAA
- a CDS encoding acetate--CoA ligase family protein, which translates to MKEEAVKVIKEVLKQGRTAMVEYEAKQVLKAYGLPVPEEKLAKTLDEALKYAKEIGYPVAMKLMSPQILHKSDAKVVMLNIKNEEELKKKWEEIHENAKRYNPNAEILGVLIAPMLKPGREVIIGVTEDPQFGHAIMFGLGGIFVEILKDVTFRLVPITEKDARKMIREIKAYPILAGARGEEPADIDAIVDMLLKVSQLVDDLRDYIKEMDLNPVFVYNKGEGAVIVDARIILKDKGKEA; encoded by the coding sequence ATGAAGGAGGAGGCCGTTAAGGTTATTAAAGAAGTGTTGAAGCAGGGCAGAACGGCCATGGTTGAGTACGAAGCAAAGCAGGTTTTAAAGGCTTACGGTCTGCCCGTGCCCGAGGAGAAGCTTGCAAAGACCCTTGATGAGGCCCTCAAGTATGCCAAGGAGATTGGCTATCCAGTGGCAATGAAGCTTATGTCCCCCCAGATACTTCACAAGAGTGATGCCAAGGTTGTAATGCTTAATATAAAGAACGAGGAGGAGCTCAAGAAGAAGTGGGAGGAAATTCACGAGAACGCCAAGAGGTACAACCCTAACGCTGAGATCCTTGGAGTTCTCATCGCTCCAATGCTCAAACCGGGAAGGGAGGTAATCATCGGAGTTACTGAAGATCCCCAGTTTGGCCACGCAATAATGTTCGGTCTCGGTGGAATATTCGTTGAGATCCTTAAGGACGTGACATTCAGGCTGGTTCCAATAACCGAAAAAGATGCAAGGAAAATGATAAGGGAGATAAAGGCATACCCAATTCTAGCTGGGGCAAGAGGAGAAGAGCCAGCTGACATAGATGCTATAGTAGATATGTTGCTCAAGGTTTCTCAACTAGTTGATGATCTTAGGGACTACATAAAGGAGATGGATCTAAACCCTGTTTTCGTGTACAATAAGGGAGAAGGTGCAGTAATAGTTGATGCAAGGATAATCCTAAAAGACAAAGGAAAAGAAGCTTGA
- the pyrG gene encoding glutamine hydrolyzing CTP synthase: MTKFIFVTGGVVSGLGKGITSASIGLLMKARGYKTTNIKIDPYLNYDAGTMNPYQHGEVFVLDDGGEVDLDLGNYERFLDTSLTFDHNITTGKVYSTVIEKERKGEYLGATVQVIPHITDEIKRRIREIAKDYDIVVVEIGGTVGDIESMPFLEAARQMQLEEGRENVAFVHVTYVPKLKVVGEQKTKPTQHSVKELRSLGIQPDAIVARSEDPLEESARKKISLFTNVPEEAVVSAYDVEDTYEVPLLLEREGLGKYLTKRLGLEDREPNLKEWEKMVAKYKALQDTVEIAIVGKYVKLTDSYLSIKEALKHASVSNEVKVKIKWIEAEDIEEHGTKLLEGVDGIIVPGGFGARGSEGKIMTIKYARENDIPFLGICFGFQLTVVEFARNVLGMKGAHSTEIDPQTPYPVVDLMPEQRNLDRLGGTMRLGAYPVKIKKGTLAYSLYRKELVYERHRHRWEVNPDYIEAFEKAGLVFSGIAGDDERRMEILELPDKRYFIATQFHPEFKSRPMKPAPVFHGLVRAAKEYKQEK, encoded by the coding sequence ATGACGAAGTTCATCTTCGTAACAGGTGGAGTAGTAAGCGGTCTTGGAAAAGGAATCACGAGCGCTTCAATAGGACTTCTAATGAAGGCGAGAGGGTACAAAACGACAAACATTAAGATAGACCCGTACCTCAATTATGACGCAGGTACAATGAATCCCTATCAGCATGGAGAGGTTTTCGTCCTTGATGATGGAGGCGAAGTTGATCTGGACTTGGGGAACTATGAGAGGTTTCTTGACACTAGCTTGACATTTGACCATAATATAACAACTGGAAAAGTCTACTCCACCGTCATAGAGAAGGAGAGAAAAGGGGAATACCTTGGAGCTACGGTCCAAGTTATCCCTCACATAACAGATGAAATTAAAAGAAGGATACGAGAGATAGCTAAGGACTACGATATCGTCGTCGTTGAAATAGGAGGAACAGTTGGGGATATAGAGAGCATGCCATTTCTAGAGGCAGCGAGACAGATGCAACTCGAGGAGGGAAGAGAGAACGTTGCATTTGTTCACGTCACCTACGTCCCGAAGCTCAAGGTCGTTGGAGAGCAGAAGACGAAGCCAACCCAGCACAGCGTGAAGGAACTAAGGAGCTTAGGAATTCAACCTGACGCAATAGTCGCAAGGAGTGAAGATCCCCTTGAAGAATCAGCGAGGAAAAAAATAAGCCTATTCACGAATGTTCCTGAAGAAGCTGTGGTAAGTGCTTATGACGTTGAGGACACCTATGAAGTTCCCCTACTCCTTGAGAGAGAGGGACTAGGGAAATACCTAACCAAGAGGCTCGGCCTTGAGGATAGGGAGCCTAACTTAAAGGAATGGGAGAAGATGGTAGCCAAGTACAAGGCTCTCCAAGATACCGTTGAGATAGCTATTGTAGGTAAGTACGTAAAGCTTACGGACTCATATTTGAGCATAAAGGAAGCCCTAAAGCATGCAAGCGTGAGCAATGAAGTTAAGGTGAAGATAAAGTGGATTGAGGCTGAGGACATAGAGGAGCACGGAACAAAGCTACTGGAGGGGGTTGACGGGATAATAGTCCCAGGAGGGTTTGGAGCGAGGGGTTCAGAGGGCAAGATAATGACCATTAAGTACGCAAGGGAAAATGACATTCCCTTCCTAGGTATATGCTTTGGGTTCCAGCTTACCGTTGTTGAATTCGCAAGGAATGTCCTGGGGATGAAGGGAGCTCACTCAACCGAGATAGATCCACAGACACCCTATCCGGTGGTTGATCTAATGCCCGAACAGAGGAACCTAGACAGGCTCGGAGGAACAATGAGGTTAGGAGCTTACCCAGTGAAGATAAAGAAGGGAACCCTAGCATACAGCCTGTACAGGAAAGAACTCGTTTACGAAAGGCACAGGCACCGCTGGGAGGTTAATCCAGACTACATTGAAGCCTTTGAGAAGGCTGGATTGGTGTTCAGCGGAATAGCAGGGGATGATGAGAGGAGGATGGAGATACTGGAGTTGCCAGATAAGAGGTACTTCATAGCCACTCAGTTCCACCCGGAGTTTAAGTCGAGACCTATGAAGCCCGCTCCAGTATTCCACGGGTTGGTAAGGGCCGCAAAAGAGTACAAGCAGGAGAAATGA